The Falco naumanni isolate bFalNau1 chromosome 1, bFalNau1.pat, whole genome shotgun sequence genome window below encodes:
- the LOC121091690 gene encoding LOW QUALITY PROTEIN: DNA repair endonuclease XPF-like (The sequence of the model RefSeq protein was modified relative to this genomic sequence to represent the inferred CDS: deleted 1 base in 1 codon) has product MIHRYLDPLCHQLGAKTKSLVQNLKILRTLLLYLTRYVCVAFLNLLESLKASKKAFGENSGWLFLDSSTSVFLNARARVYCIADEKLNQKGKASEKSDGKKENKLKRELVLESNPKWQALREVLKEFENENKNSEDLGGPGQVLICASDDQACAQLREYTIAGAEAFLTRLCNKTFGKDEKTGEVCIKDRKALKSKGNARPDTAPQAKKVRLTASSKQNKFKKQQDQTIIQMIGKTEEKREKS; this is encoded by the exons ATGATACATCGCTATCTAGATCCTCTGTGCCATCAACTTGGAGCTAAGACAAAATCTTTGGTCCAGAATTTGAAGATACTACGTACTTTGCTACTGTATCTAACTCGGTATGTTTGTGTCGCTTTCCTTAACCTTCTAGAGTCActgaaagcaagtaaaaaagCTTTTGGTGAGAATTCAG GTTGGCTGTTTCTTGACTCTAGTACTTCCGTGTTTCTAAATGCTAGAGCTAGAGTTTATTGCATTGCAGATGAGAAACTGAATCAGAAAGGCAAAGCCTCTGAAAAAAGtgatggaaagaaggaaaata AACTGAAGAGGGAATTGGTCCTAGAAAGTAACCCCAAATGGCAAGCTTTGAGAGAAGTCCTGAAGGAGTTTGAAAATGAGAATAAGAACAGTGAAGACCTTGGTGGTCCAG GGCAAGTGCTTATTTGTGCCAGTGATGACCAAGCTTGTGCACAGCTCAGGGAGTACACTATTGCTGGAGCAGAAGCTTTTTTAACAAGGCTGTGTAACAAAACCTTTGGAAAGGATGAGAAAACTGGAGAAGTGTGTATTAAGGACAGAAAAGCTCTCAAATCCAAAGGAAATGCCAGGCCAGACACGGCACCTCAAGCC AAAAAAGTCAGACTCACGgcttcttcaaaacaaaataaattcaagaaGCAGCAAGACCAGACTATAATCCAAATGATAGGGAAGactgaggagaaaagagagaagagttAG